Proteins from one Dromiciops gliroides isolate mDroGli1 chromosome 6, mDroGli1.pri, whole genome shotgun sequence genomic window:
- the LOC122732213 gene encoding complement component 1 Q subcomponent-binding protein, mitochondrial-like, which produces KSNCDDELPEGQKAQEEQEPELTSTPNFVVEVVKDDTKKALVLDCHYPGKQVGKEEEEESAIFSIQEVSFQSASEFDWKDTNYTLNTDSLDWALYDHLMYFLADRGVDNTFADKLIEVSRALEHQEYINFLEDLKGFVNCQ; this is translated from the coding sequence aaatctaactgtgatgatGAGCTACCAGAAGGACAGAAGGCCCAAGAGGAGCAAGAGCCTGAACTTACCTCAACCCCAAACTTTGTTGTGGAGGTTGTGAAGGATGATACCAAGAAGGCCCTTGTTTTGGACTGCCACTATCCAGGGAAACAGgttggaaaggaagaggaagaggagagtgcCATTTTCTCCATTCAGGAAGTGAGCTTTCAGTCTGCCAGTGAGTTCGACTGGAAGGATACCAACTACACACTTAACACGGATTCCCTGGACTGGGCCCTGTATGACCACTTGATGTACTTCCTGGCTGACCGCGGGGTGGACAATACTTTTGCAGATAAACTGATCGAGGTCAGCAGGGCCTTAGAACACCAGGAATACATCAACTTTCTGGAAGATCTGAAAGGCTTTGTCAATTGTCAGTAG